A single region of the Streptomyces virginiae genome encodes:
- a CDS encoding (2Fe-2S)-binding protein, with product MRVNFTVNGRQQEADDVWEGESLLYVLRERLGLPGSKNACEQGECGSCTVRLDGVPVCSCLVAAGQVEGRDVVTVEGLADFSKQRDEHGHGGACGTGGGCGGKGVSLDAAKRWQARPGDSQTGEGVELSTVQQAFIDAGAVQCGFCTPGLLIQADALLEENPSPSDQDIREALSGNLCRCTGYEKILDAVRLAAARQSEAV from the coding sequence ATGCGCGTCAATTTCACGGTCAACGGCCGTCAGCAGGAAGCCGACGACGTGTGGGAGGGCGAGTCCCTCCTCTACGTCCTGCGTGAGCGCCTGGGCCTGCCGGGCTCCAAGAACGCCTGTGAGCAGGGCGAGTGCGGTTCCTGCACCGTCCGTCTCGACGGCGTGCCGGTCTGTTCGTGTCTGGTGGCGGCCGGTCAGGTCGAGGGTCGCGACGTCGTGACCGTCGAGGGCCTGGCGGACTTCTCCAAGCAGCGCGACGAGCACGGCCACGGCGGTGCCTGCGGTACCGGCGGCGGCTGCGGCGGCAAGGGCGTGTCCCTGGACGCGGCCAAGCGGTGGCAGGCCCGGCCCGGCGACTCGCAGACCGGCGAGGGCGTGGAGCTCTCCACCGTCCAGCAGGCGTTCATCGACGCCGGCGCCGTCCAGTGCGGTTTCTGCACCCCGGGTCTGCTGATCCAGGCGGACGCGCTCCTGGAGGAGAACCCGTCCCCGTCCGACCAGGACATCCGTGAGGCCCTGTCCGGCAACCTCTGCCGCTGCACGGGTTACGAGAAGATCCTCGACGCGGTCCGCCTCGCGGCCGCCCGTCAGTCAGAGGCGGTCTGA